Proteins co-encoded in one Bacillus sp. FSL H8-0547 genomic window:
- a CDS encoding DUF1272 domain-containing protein — protein sequence MALEMKTSCQRCTEDLTNNSSAYICTYECTFCHECTEEMEFVCPNCGGELVKRPKSGKVGGVH from the coding sequence ATGGCTTTAGAAATGAAAACATCATGTCAAAGGTGTACAGAAGACCTGACAAATAACTCCTCTGCCTACATATGTACATACGAATGCACATTTTGCCATGAGTGTACGGAAGAAATGGAATTTGTCTGCCCGAATTGCGGCGGTGAACTTGTGAAACGGCCAAAGAGCGGGAAGGTGGGAGGTGTTCATTAA
- a CDS encoding DUF4181 domain-containing protein, with protein MLKFLLFIMLVLLYITFSEKLIRRKLGIPKQRGFFYHSTNRIQRWTEGTLIVLYAAGLMIFEFSPLFITVWVSFFLGVRTFMEWKFEREEREYILSLHAAATFPLVIAAGYWINSI; from the coding sequence ATGCTGAAATTTCTGCTATTTATAATGTTAGTGCTCTTATATATTACTTTTTCTGAAAAGTTGATAAGACGAAAATTGGGAATACCGAAACAAAGGGGCTTCTTTTATCATAGCACGAACAGGATCCAAAGGTGGACAGAAGGAACCTTAATTGTACTTTATGCAGCCGGTCTGATGATTTTTGAATTTTCACCTTTATTTATTACAGTCTGGGTCAGCTTCTTTTTAGGAGTAAGGACATTCATGGAATGGAAATTTGAACGAGAAGAAAGAGAATATATTTTGAGTCTTCATGCTGCCGCCACCTTTCCTTTAGTGATTGCGGCAGGCTATTGGATAAATTCAATATAA
- a CDS encoding MFS transporter, with the protein MSLDKKRSMWALLALAVSAFAIGTTEFISVGLLPMIAEDLNIPVTTAGLTVTLYAVGVMFGAPVLTSLTSNMSRKTLLLWIMIVFILGNSLSAGASSIEMLLAGRVIAALSHGVFMSIGSTIAADLVPEDRRASAISIMFTGLTVATVTGVPFGTFIGQQFGWRLAFIVIILIGILALIANSILVPSNLKKGNRTTFGDQLKLVKNGRLLLVFLITALGYGGTFVVFTYLSPLLVEVTGFKESTVAIILLVYGIAIAIGNMIGGKLSNKNPIKALFYMFIAQAIVLFVLTLTAPFKIAGLITILVMGLFAFMNVPGLQVYVVMLAERFVPSAVDVASAINIAAFNAGIAIGAFLGGIITDSIGLIHTAWIGGVMVAGAVILTGWSRALEKKDQKVQGHKMAG; encoded by the coding sequence ATGAGCTTAGATAAAAAAAGAAGTATGTGGGCGCTGCTTGCCCTGGCAGTCAGTGCATTTGCCATCGGAACAACGGAGTTTATCAGTGTCGGCCTGCTGCCGATGATTGCAGAGGATTTAAATATACCTGTTACAACAGCAGGTTTGACTGTCACCCTTTATGCGGTCGGAGTCATGTTCGGGGCACCGGTCTTAACATCTTTAACGTCAAATATGTCACGTAAGACGCTACTCCTTTGGATTATGATTGTCTTTATTCTTGGAAACAGCCTTTCAGCGGGAGCATCAAGCATTGAAATGCTTCTTGCGGGACGCGTGATTGCGGCACTGTCGCATGGTGTGTTCATGTCGATTGGTTCAACAATTGCAGCGGACCTTGTTCCTGAAGACCGCCGTGCAAGTGCGATTTCTATTATGTTTACAGGTCTTACCGTCGCGACAGTAACAGGCGTACCGTTCGGAACCTTTATCGGCCAGCAGTTTGGTTGGAGACTTGCGTTTATCGTCATTATTCTTATTGGTATTCTTGCTCTTATCGCAAACAGCATTCTTGTTCCATCTAACTTGAAAAAAGGCAACCGCACGACGTTTGGCGATCAGCTGAAGCTTGTGAAAAACGGCCGTCTGCTGCTTGTCTTTTTAATAACAGCCCTTGGATACGGCGGAACATTTGTCGTTTTCACTTATCTGTCACCGCTTCTTGTGGAAGTCACTGGTTTTAAAGAAAGCACCGTTGCCATTATTCTGCTTGTATACGGAATTGCCATTGCCATCGGAAACATGATCGGCGGCAAGCTGTCCAATAAAAATCCGATTAAAGCTCTTTTCTATATGTTTATTGCTCAGGCTATTGTTCTTTTTGTCCTGACACTTACAGCACCATTTAAAATTGCAGGATTAATCACCATTTTAGTTATGGGACTGTTCGCATTCATGAACGTTCCGGGTCTTCAGGTTTACGTCGTAATGCTTGCAGAACGTTTCGTCCCAAGTGCCGTGGACGTTGCATCTGCCATCAACATTGCTGCATTTAACGCAGGAATTGCCATCGGGGCCTTCCTGGGAGGCATCATCACAGACTCCATCGGTTTGATTCACACAGCCTGGATCGGCGGTGTGATGGTCGCAGGTGCAGTGATCCTCACTGGATGGAGCCGTGCACTTGAAAAGAAAGATCAAAAGGTTCAAGGCCATAAGATGGCTGGATAA
- a CDS encoding helix-turn-helix domain-containing protein: MEKKYNIPVEATLEIIGGKWKCVILCHLTHGKRRTNELKKLMPNITQKMLTQQLRELEDDGVINRIVHPEVPPKVEYELSEYGWSLQSILDSLCAWGENHITKVYGDKSAVLEESILNK; encoded by the coding sequence ATGGAGAAGAAATACAACATTCCCGTAGAAGCAACTCTTGAGATTATCGGGGGCAAGTGGAAATGCGTCATCCTCTGTCACTTGACCCACGGCAAGAGACGGACAAATGAATTGAAAAAACTCATGCCCAACATTACGCAAAAAATGCTCACACAGCAGCTTCGCGAGCTTGAAGATGACGGCGTGATCAACAGGATTGTCCATCCAGAAGTTCCGCCGAAAGTGGAGTATGAATTAAGTGAATACGGCTGGAGCCTGCAAAGCATTCTGGATTCCCTTTGCGCCTGGGGAGAAAATCACATCACGAAGGTGTACGGTGATAAATCAGCGGTGCTTGAAGAAAGCATTTTGAATAAATAA
- a CDS encoding DUF805 domain-containing protein has protein sequence MHWYLDVIKKYAVFQGRARRKEYWMFTLFNFIVTILLTIVEYMTGIQSVLVIIYSLIVLLPSLGVAVRRLHDIGKTGWWLLISLIPVIGGIVLLVFNCLDSEPGANKYGPSPK, from the coding sequence ATGCATTGGTATCTAGACGTTATTAAGAAATATGCGGTGTTTCAAGGCCGCGCAAGACGCAAAGAATACTGGATGTTCACTCTGTTCAACTTTATTGTGACAATTCTTTTAACGATTGTTGAATATATGACTGGAATACAGTCTGTTCTCGTTATCATTTATTCTCTTATTGTTCTTCTGCCTTCACTTGGTGTTGCTGTGCGCAGACTGCATGACATCGGCAAAACCGGCTGGTGGCTGCTAATCAGCCTTATCCCGGTTATCGGCGGAATTGTCCTGCTTGTTTTCAACTGTTTGGACAGTGAGCCTGGAGCTAACAAGTACGGTCCAAGTCCGAAATAA
- a CDS encoding OsmC family protein, with the protein MDTSIKWNGKMSFSGNTPSGHEVKMDASEEVGGENTGARPTELLLHAVAGCTGIDIISILQKMRLNPSAFEMDLTGTRAEDHPKRFTAIHIHYKLEGDLPEEKVIRAIQLSKDKYCSVSQSLNAEITAEYSINGVKGSKTM; encoded by the coding sequence ATGGATACGTCAATTAAGTGGAATGGGAAAATGAGCTTCTCCGGCAACACCCCGTCCGGACACGAAGTGAAAATGGATGCCTCAGAAGAAGTGGGTGGAGAGAACACCGGAGCAAGGCCGACCGAGCTTCTGCTTCATGCGGTTGCCGGCTGTACGGGCATTGATATCATCAGCATCCTGCAGAAAATGCGTCTCAATCCGTCCGCATTTGAAATGGATCTCACCGGCACAAGAGCAGAGGACCATCCAAAACGGTTTACAGCCATTCATATTCATTACAAACTGGAAGGCGATCTTCCTGAAGAAAAAGTGATCCGGGCCATTCAGCTTTCCAAAGATAAATACTGTTCCGTCTCACAATCCCTCAATGCTGAAATTACAGCTGAGTACTCGATTAACGGAGTAAAGGGCAGCAAGACCATGTAA
- a CDS encoding glutamate-5-semialdehyde dehydrogenase, with product MSEVMRKGKIAKAVSYDMMQVPTEEKNRALELIARQLEAECDFLIKENQKDIEAGKKAGMTDSILDRMLLTEKRIDDMALAIRQLIRLEDPVGEVLETIQKENGLLIQKKRVPLGVIGMIYEARPNVTIDAATLSLKTGNAVILRGSSSSIHSNKALVSVIHRALEQTSIHHEAVQLIEDTSRETAKQLFTLNQYLDVLIPRGGKNLIDTVVRESSVPVLETGAGNCHLFIDESADPEMAVRIVLNAKTQRPSVCNAIESILIHEKWLEQHGKNMLQSLHDHSVEIIADDRIVSLFPQAKPASEEDWATEYLALTASVKTVKNTDEAIKHINTYGTKHSEAIITEDLKNAHEFQSRVDAAAVYHNASTRFTDGFEFGYGAEIGISTQKLHARGPMGLPALTSTKHYISGNGQIRE from the coding sequence ATGAGTGAAGTGATGAGGAAAGGGAAAATTGCCAAGGCTGTCAGCTATGACATGATGCAGGTGCCGACCGAAGAAAAAAACCGTGCGCTGGAACTAATCGCAAGGCAGCTGGAAGCGGAGTGTGATTTTTTAATAAAAGAAAATCAAAAAGATATTGAGGCAGGAAAAAAAGCCGGCATGACGGATTCCATCCTGGACCGCATGCTGCTGACTGAAAAAAGAATTGATGATATGGCTCTTGCCATCCGCCAGTTAATCCGCCTGGAGGACCCTGTCGGAGAGGTGCTTGAGACGATCCAAAAAGAAAACGGGCTGCTTATTCAGAAAAAACGAGTGCCGCTCGGCGTGATCGGAATGATTTATGAAGCCCGGCCTAATGTGACGATCGACGCTGCAACCCTGTCGCTCAAAACAGGAAATGCGGTTATTTTAAGAGGCAGTTCTTCTTCCATCCATTCAAATAAGGCACTCGTCAGCGTGATTCACCGCGCTCTTGAGCAGACATCCATTCATCATGAAGCGGTTCAGCTGATTGAAGACACAAGCAGAGAAACAGCCAAACAGCTTTTCACGCTAAATCAATACTTAGACGTTCTTATTCCGAGGGGCGGGAAGAACCTGATCGACACCGTCGTGAGAGAGTCTTCTGTACCTGTTCTCGAAACAGGTGCGGGCAATTGTCATCTTTTTATCGACGAATCGGCAGACCCTGAAATGGCAGTAAGAATTGTTCTGAATGCAAAAACGCAGCGTCCTTCTGTCTGCAACGCAATTGAATCAATTCTAATACATGAAAAATGGCTTGAGCAGCACGGGAAAAACATGCTGCAGTCCCTGCATGATCATTCCGTTGAAATCATCGCCGATGACCGCATCGTGTCACTTTTTCCTCAGGCAAAACCGGCAAGTGAGGAAGACTGGGCCACTGAATATCTGGCACTGACCGCCAGTGTAAAAACAGTGAAAAATACAGATGAAGCAATTAAGCACATCAACACATACGGAACTAAGCATTCGGAAGCCATCATTACAGAAGACCTGAAAAATGCGCATGAATTTCAATCCCGCGTTGATGCGGCAGCTGTTTATCACAATGCATCGACCCGTTTTACAGATGGCTTTGAATTCGGCTACGGTGCGGAAATCGGCATCAGCACGCAAAAACTGCATGCACGGGGACCGATGGGATTGCCGGCGCTGACTTCGACAAAGCACTACATTTCGGGAAATGGACAAATCAGGGAATAG
- the proB gene encoding glutamate 5-kinase, translated as MKKRIVVKIGSSSLTNRKGEIDQEKFTDHIAALARLRQAGHEVLLVSSGAVAAGFRRLGYPARPLTLKGRQAAAAVGQSLLIQAYMAQLGAYGFVPAQILLTRTDFSSKERYRNAFATIRELLDRGIIPIINENDTVSVEELTFGDNDMLSALVSGLVQADDLVILTDINGLYDKNPRDHADAKRYERLTGITDEMMLGAEGAGSSVGTGGMKSKLAAAKTAIELGVSVFIGTGKGDDKFIRILNGDGDGTYIEARSFLKSSKQWIALHSLVKGKIFIDEGAESALIMKGKSLLPAGVCDISGTFETGDVVEVHGPNGMLGKGEVFCSSETLKQVMGKRTKEAGAVLASIEVIHRDRWVKA; from the coding sequence ATGAAAAAACGGATTGTTGTTAAAATCGGGAGCAGTTCTCTTACGAACAGGAAAGGTGAAATCGATCAGGAAAAGTTCACCGATCATATTGCAGCGCTTGCGCGGCTCAGACAGGCAGGGCATGAAGTGCTGCTCGTTTCATCGGGAGCTGTTGCGGCAGGTTTCCGCAGGCTTGGCTATCCGGCCAGACCCCTTACGCTTAAAGGCAGGCAGGCGGCGGCTGCTGTCGGCCAGAGCCTGCTAATTCAAGCGTATATGGCTCAGCTTGGGGCATACGGCTTTGTTCCTGCCCAGATTTTGCTGACCCGGACAGATTTTTCATCAAAAGAGCGTTACAGAAATGCTTTTGCAACGATTCGTGAATTGCTTGACAGGGGCATTATCCCGATCATCAATGAAAATGATACGGTTTCTGTTGAGGAGCTGACGTTTGGCGATAATGACATGCTGTCTGCCCTTGTCAGCGGGCTTGTTCAGGCAGATGACCTCGTTATTTTAACGGATATCAACGGACTGTATGACAAAAATCCGCGCGATCATGCTGATGCGAAAAGGTATGAACGTTTGACCGGCATTACGGATGAGATGATGCTCGGAGCGGAAGGGGCGGGATCTTCAGTCGGAACCGGCGGGATGAAATCCAAGCTTGCTGCGGCGAAAACAGCCATTGAGCTTGGTGTATCCGTTTTTATAGGTACGGGAAAAGGTGATGATAAGTTCATCCGCATCTTGAACGGTGATGGTGACGGGACCTATATAGAAGCCCGCTCTTTCCTGAAAAGCAGTAAACAGTGGATTGCCCTTCATTCTTTAGTCAAAGGGAAAATTTTTATTGATGAAGGAGCAGAGTCTGCCCTCATTATGAAGGGGAAAAGTTTATTGCCTGCAGGTGTTTGTGACATTTCGGGAACATTTGAAACCGGAGACGTTGTGGAAGTTCACGGACCGAACGGGATGCTCGGTAAAGGAGAGGTTTTTTGTTCCTCTGAAACGTTAAAGCAGGTAATGGGAAAACGGACAAAAGAAGCAGGAGCTGTGCTTGCGTCCATCGAAGTGATACACCGCGACCGATGGGTCAAAGCGTGA
- a CDS encoding uroporphyrinogen-III synthase, producing MGRGLQGKKVVIAGSRKTDEISTLIKKQGGIPLVRSLQGTVFLAEEQVEPDLRKYINEGADWTILTTGMGTETLVKLSYQLGEEEAFLRQLRESNIASRGYKTFASLKKLGLTPLKKDDDGTTRGLVRALENEDFSGKRVMVQLHGETAPALIKFLEEKGASVHQLLPYRHISPDEKAVSLLCEELKAGEIDAVCFTAAIQVREFFQYVKEHDLTKDVLEVFKTRTLPVAVGKITAEALTEEGVENPLAPDLERMGAMIIELANYYEKNN from the coding sequence ATGGGAAGAGGATTACAAGGAAAAAAAGTTGTGATTGCAGGATCGAGAAAAACAGATGAAATCAGTACGCTGATTAAAAAACAGGGAGGGATTCCGCTTGTCCGCTCTCTGCAGGGAACCGTTTTTCTGGCTGAAGAGCAGGTGGAACCTGATCTTCGCAAGTACATAAATGAGGGTGCGGACTGGACCATCCTGACGACAGGAATGGGAACAGAAACGCTGGTGAAGCTGTCCTATCAGCTGGGGGAGGAAGAAGCCTTTTTAAGACAGCTCCGCGAGTCGAACATTGCTTCAAGGGGATACAAGACCTTCGCTTCGCTCAAAAAGCTTGGATTGACGCCATTAAAAAAAGATGATGATGGAACGACCAGGGGCCTTGTCCGGGCTTTGGAAAATGAAGATTTTTCCGGAAAAAGAGTCATGGTGCAGCTCCACGGTGAAACAGCGCCTGCTCTAATTAAGTTTCTTGAAGAAAAAGGGGCATCTGTCCATCAGCTCCTCCCGTACCGTCACATTTCACCTGATGAAAAAGCCGTCAGCCTCCTTTGCGAAGAACTGAAAGCTGGAGAAATTGACGCGGTATGCTTTACCGCTGCCATCCAGGTTCGGGAATTTTTTCAGTATGTGAAGGAGCATGATTTAACGAAGGATGTACTTGAAGTCTTCAAAACGCGCACACTCCCTGTAGCTGTCGGAAAAATTACTGCCGAAGCCCTTACAGAGGAAGGTGTAGAGAATCCCCTCGCTCCTGATCTTGAACGAATGGGTGCGATGATTATCGAACTTGCCAATTATTATGAAAAAAACAATTGA
- a CDS encoding YolD-like family protein has protein sequence MILKALRRNKLVTVNYYIDGAVQTLKGRVRNLDLSDQTLSLEDEDKNVFSIRLAGIKEIY, from the coding sequence ATGATTTTAAAAGCATTGAGGCGCAACAAGCTTGTAACGGTAAACTATTACATCGACGGTGCAGTCCAGACACTGAAAGGCCGCGTCCGAAATCTCGATTTGAGCGATCAGACCCTGTCACTTGAAGACGAAGATAAGAATGTCTTTTCAATCAGGCTGGCGGGAATTAAAGAAATTTATTAA
- a CDS encoding membrane lipoprotein lipid attachment site-containing protein, with product MRKILFAAFIYTVLAGCSQQENNQSYAALLMADGKDYYAEGLSEQYSLGIELGTISNKLDASVKPSQNFWSNYLDKGTVLYRAKEKEDVILVKKGEKIEVFKAAE from the coding sequence ATGAGAAAGATTCTTTTTGCCGCATTTATTTATACCGTACTCGCCGGCTGCAGTCAGCAGGAGAACAACCAGTCATACGCAGCTCTGCTTATGGCAGATGGAAAAGATTATTATGCAGAGGGTTTGTCTGAACAGTATTCGCTTGGAATAGAGCTTGGGACGATTTCAAATAAACTGGATGCAAGTGTTAAACCATCGCAGAATTTTTGGTCGAATTATCTCGATAAAGGGACAGTCCTGTACCGCGCCAAAGAGAAAGAGGATGTGATTCTAGTGAAAAAGGGAGAAAAAATAGAAGTTTTTAAAGCTGCCGAATAA
- a CDS encoding DUF3784 domain-containing protein: MISYLIMALFIIAGAMLYQGKWANLIAGYNTLSKEEKEKYDTPALCRFYGKMMFVISFSILLWEIGDARGSLLIFMFGTLLFIASVVFTLVYSNSGSRFKK; the protein is encoded by the coding sequence ATGATATCCTACCTGATCATGGCCCTTTTCATCATAGCCGGCGCGATGCTCTATCAGGGGAAATGGGCGAATTTAATAGCAGGGTATAATACGCTTTCTAAAGAAGAAAAAGAAAAATATGACACGCCTGCTCTTTGCAGGTTTTACGGAAAAATGATGTTTGTCATCTCGTTCAGCATCCTTCTGTGGGAGATTGGCGACGCACGTGGAAGCCTGCTGATTTTTATGTTCGGCACCTTGCTGTTTATTGCTTCTGTTGTTTTCACACTTGTCTATTCGAACAGCGGAAGCCGCTTCAAAAAGTAA
- a CDS encoding S66 peptidase family protein translates to MITYPMLKSNAVIGVTAPSSGVQPELHGLLKQASARMESRGYTIITGETAWTQDKAKSAHAAKRSEEFNQMMQDDRIDFILPPWGGELAMEMLEGVDYDAIKEKWILGYSDVSVLTLAITLKTGMATAHGTNLIDLRGELSDPTTAMWETVLKTERGGKVTQTSSEKYQKEWQHENPTPHVYHLTEPTVWKTVSGQDEQAKGRLLGGCIDVIKHLAGTPLGDVKAFSEKHIAGDPILWYFENCALSATDLRISLVQLKMAGWFENCSGILFGRSPANHPVEGYTAEDVYEDLASELGVPVIYDIDCGHQPPQLTLINGAFADVTVENGKGIVVQEFR, encoded by the coding sequence ATGATTACATATCCAATGTTAAAATCGAATGCCGTAATAGGAGTGACCGCACCGTCGTCAGGTGTGCAGCCGGAGTTGCACGGTCTTTTAAAACAGGCTTCGGCGAGAATGGAATCCAGGGGATATACAATTATCACAGGTGAAACAGCCTGGACCCAGGATAAAGCAAAATCCGCACACGCAGCAAAACGCTCAGAGGAATTTAATCAAATGATGCAGGATGATCGAATTGACTTCATTCTTCCTCCGTGGGGCGGAGAGCTTGCGATGGAAATGCTTGAAGGTGTTGATTACGATGCGATAAAGGAAAAATGGATTTTGGGATACTCCGATGTCAGCGTGCTTACACTGGCCATTACCCTCAAAACGGGGATGGCAACAGCTCACGGCACGAATCTGATTGATTTAAGAGGAGAATTGTCCGACCCAACCACTGCGATGTGGGAAACTGTGCTGAAAACTGAAAGGGGAGGAAAAGTAACTCAGACGTCCTCTGAAAAATATCAAAAAGAGTGGCAGCACGAGAACCCGACACCTCATGTTTATCATCTGACAGAACCAACCGTCTGGAAAACAGTGTCCGGCCAAGATGAACAGGCCAAAGGACGCCTGCTCGGAGGCTGCATTGATGTGATTAAGCATCTGGCAGGCACGCCGCTTGGTGATGTTAAAGCCTTTTCCGAAAAACATATCGCCGGCGATCCGATCCTCTGGTATTTTGAAAACTGCGCGCTTTCCGCAACGGATTTGCGTATATCGCTTGTCCAGCTGAAAATGGCCGGCTGGTTTGAAAATTGCTCAGGGATTCTATTTGGCAGAAGCCCGGCCAACCATCCTGTAGAGGGGTATACGGCAGAGGATGTATATGAGGACCTTGCATCAGAACTTGGGGTCCCTGTCATCTATGACATTGACTGCGGACATCAGCCGCCTCAGCTGACCCTGATTAACGGTGCTTTTGCGGACGTGACAGTGGAGAACGGAAAAGGGATTGTTGTTCAGGAGTTTAGATGA